The Gossypium hirsutum isolate 1008001.06 chromosome D02, Gossypium_hirsutum_v2.1, whole genome shotgun sequence region CATGCAAAACTAGCTTTACATAAGCAGAAAATCATTTTGTTGTGACATTTGAAATAGACGACATTAGGAAACATAGAAAAGAATGAAGTTTTGGATTGTGCTTTATGGAATATAGCTATCTTATAAAACACTGTTATGAAGTTTATTTTAAAGATGCATCTAGGTTTTGTATTACTTTTCAATGCTTCATGTTATGAAGTTCATTTTAAAGATGCATCTAGGTTTTGTATTACTTTTCAATGCTTCATTAATGAATGTAATATTTGCTTCTTAGGACTTTGTGAATGTGTCCAGGTATTGGAATTCTTAGAGGACATTTCTTCCAGTTTATCAGACTTAGCCAATAAAGAGCTGGCTATGTTGAAAGAGTTAAAGGTCAGAACATAATCTCCATATTCtgattccttttatttttttccctttcaaaTAAGTGTTTTATTTGCTTTGTTTTGTCATCAGAAGCAAGATGAAGGAGAGCTTCCATTTGGAGTTGAAGATCTCCTGTACTATGTAAAGAAGGTTGAGCAACAGGAATTTGATCTGGACCTTGGAGCTCTGAAACAGTACTTTCCTGTCAATTTGGTTCTATCtggaattttcaaaatatttcagGATCTTTTTGGTAAGTCATTACATGCACGTATATGGCTTATGCAGGCTGCATGTGGATGAGTGGTGGGAGGATTCCCGTTGCAGTGATGCAGCAAAATGGCACTGGAACCCTGAGTGTCCAGTGATGAAAATGACTGCATCAGTGTGGTGGAAATCCTACCCAACTCCATTCAAATGACTTCAAGTCACGGAAAATGCTTCTCTATGTCTTGTATGTATCATACATGCTGTCCTTTACCTGCAGGTTTAAGGTTTGAGGAAATTGCAGATGCTGATGCCTGGCACAGTGATGTTCGAATGTTTTCTGTTTTTGACTTGAGTTCTGGTGAACTTTTGGGTTATTTCTACCTCGACATGTACAAGAGGTTCACATATTACTTTgagttttcttctttatttttctctgcTTTGCTTGCTCTAGTTAGAGAAAATTGGGTTATCGTTGTGGAACAGGGAAGGGAAATATGGTCAGACTTGTGTGGTTGCTCTTCAAAATGGCTCAGTAGCGTTCAATGGTGCACGACAGGTGATTGATATAACATAATGATCATGCTTAATAGTTATACTATTTTATCTTAGCATCTTCTTTGAGCACCTGAGTAGAATAAATTTGCTTAAATGTTACTAAGATATGCTCTGCTGTTAAAAATCAGTGACTCATATTAGTTATTCTGTCCCAGGTTCCACTGGCATTGCTAATTTCTCAATTGCAGACTGACATTGGTGGCATTCCGAGTTTGCTAAGATTCACGGAAGTGGTCAGTCTTTTGCATGAGTTTGGCCATGTGGTATGTTCAACTCTAAATTATTTTCTTGGCTTTATCGTTTATGATTGGTGCATTATATTGGCTCATAATAATGTTTTTGTAGTAGAAAGTAGATTGTTATTTTAGTTCGATGTTTTAGGAAGATAATATGGATTTCACTCTCTATGGGGATATAGGTTCAACATCTATGCAACCGTGCATCGTTTGCTAGATTTTCTGGGTTGCGTGTTGATCCTGACTTTGTGGAGATCCCTGCTAAGGTTCTTGAAAATTGGTAGGTTGTAGATCCtactatttctttttcctttggaCTTACTAGACTCCTTGATAATGGTTTTTTACATATAGGTGCTATGAGAGCTTCTCATTGAAGTTAATATCTGGTTTCCATCAGGTATACATTCTGACAGATTCTGTATATGCATACTTTCTACATATGTATTTGTGCATCTGTATGTCTTACTGCCAGATATTCATTTGTATATGAATTGGCTGGAGCTTGGTTCTGTATTTTGGGGTGTTCATCtatgtgttttatgcaattataTTCTGGGTGGATTGGGAAAGGAATGTTGTGGTTTTTGAAGACATGGTGCACAGTTTCTCTggggccttttttttttttgagatggGTGGATGGTGTTTCAAATATCTAAAAGGCAACTAATTACTTGAAATTATCTCTATGATATGATCattttcaggatattacaatGCCCATTAAGGATGAAATATGTAAATCACTTAAAAGATGGCGTTATTCCTTTTCGGCTCTTAAATTGAAGCAAGAAGTTCTTTATTGTAAGCCTCTTACTTCGTCATCAATCAAGAAATTTCAATTTTACTGAAATCTGTTGAGACCTTGATACTCAAAAATCCGTTATTATCTGTTAGTCATTTCATTTCCCATTTGGTAAGTTTTTGGAATTAGATCCAGGTATGTGATGTCTTTCTCTTTAAGTTTAACCAGAATTGACAGTTCTACAGTTTGataaaacatgaagaaaactttAAGAGGCGAGAGGGTTTCCAAATTCAATAGGGTATTTATTGCGACATAGGATCATATGAGTTATTAGAATTCATAATAAGAATAGTCAGTAATTCATCGTGGTTTCTTTTTGTTCTAGGTAGCATGAGTATTACGCCCTGGCATGTTGGGCAATTGTTCTTCATGGTTGTTGGTTCTTGCCCATACTGCTTACTTCGGCATGATTATAAATGCTTTGTGCCTGTTATTGCAACATAAACAAGTTTGCTTCCATTTTGAGTTAGGAATGTGTATTTTGGTGCTTTATATTGATCGGTTAAATATCTTGAGTGAAGCTGTCTTATATGGAGTCGAGATCGAGGAATTTAGTTTACAAGAAAAAGACACTTTTTAATTTAGCACCTCAACATAGATGGACTGTTTTCTGCTGTAATTCAAAATTCTATGCCTCTCTTCAGATAAGCTCTAAAGATATTTTTGACTGTCAGGTCTTTTTGATCAAATTATACATTCTGCTGAAAACGTTGACATTTTTGAGTTATTCAAACATCTTCATCCAAAGGTAAGTAAATTTTCCCGTTCTTGCTTCGTACTTTGTGCTTTTAGGAGGAGAGCAATTACATCATTCTATTTTTCCCCTCCGTCTTTTGGCCATTGTAGGTAATGGTGGGATTGCCAATGTTAGAAGGAACTAATCCAGCTTCATGCTTCCCACGTTGTGCTATCGGTTATGAAGCTGCTTGTTACAGCCGTATTTGGAGTGAGGTTTGTTTGTTTCAACCCTATCGTTCTTGcttgcttttattttattgtcTAGATAAGATTGTAGATTACAGTAAACTTTATGGGGTTTGCAGTATAATTGTTACTATTTACCATGGATGATCTCTTTCTGAGTGATACGACTACCATTTCTATGCTTCAAATGTATAGGTATTTGCAGCTGATATTTTTACGTCAAAGTTTCAAGATGGGCTTCTGAACCAGCATGTTGGTATGCAGTTTAGGACCAAGGTACTAACTACCTTATATGTCACCATGCTGTTTATTGTTTTTGAAACTTTCCCTTTTCTTCGTTTCCAAGCCGTTACAGAAATATTGAAATCTAAGTCTCATTTCTATCATGTACGTGGTCATATGTTAGTATTTGACGTCTTGGTAGGTATTGGCACCCGGAGGAGCTAAGGATCCAATTGAAATCCTGTCTGATTTTCTTGGAAGAGAACCATCAATTCAGACATTTATCGACAAC contains the following coding sequences:
- the LOC107909759 gene encoding probable thimet oligopeptidase; the encoded protein is MESEGNSEKKLSSSKLKKGSNIIPLTGAAALLTLVVSLAITAINKRRNSKRKDLPGCNFRVNLSASEILKLADRIIAKSKEVHDAVASVPLDKVTYKNVISPLAELEAQQFPLVQSCVVPKLVSTSDKVRKASAEAEKKIDAHISSCSKREDVYCVVKAFAAKGEWMGPEARHYVHCLMKEFERNGLNLTATKREEVQRLTAQIDELSFQYVQNLNDDSTSVLFHENELAGLPAEFLKTLEKAENGMFRVTLKSHHVAAVLELCKIGKTRRLVAMAYGKRCGKANLSVLEYLVQARHKFARLLGYSNYAEYALNPRMAKTPSKVLEFLEDISSSLSDLANKELAMLKELKKQDEGELPFGVEDLLYYVKKVEQQEFDLDLGALKQYFPVNLVLSGIFKIFQDLFGLRFEEIADADAWHSDVRMFSVFDLSSGELLGYFYLDMYKREGKYGQTCVVALQNGSVAFNGARQVPLALLISQLQTDIGGIPSLLRFTEVVSLLHEFGHVVQHLCNRASFARFSGLRVDPDFVEIPAKVLENWCYESFSLKLISGFHQDITMPIKDEICKSLKRWRYSFSALKLKQEVLYCLFDQIIHSAENVDIFELFKHLHPKVMVGLPMLEGTNPASCFPRCAIGYEAACYSRIWSEVFAADIFTSKFQDGLLNQHVGMQFRTKVLAPGGAKDPIEILSDFLGREPSIQTFIDNKIECSLWH